The genomic region TCAACCTCTCGCATGGCAACGCGGCGATACTCCTCTAGAGGTCTGATTTTGGCTCGGGCGTGCTCTTTGTTATTTGCCTGGCGCGCCCGCTCTAACTGCAACGGGACCCCGACCCGCAGAATCTAGCGTCCAAAGGGCAATATAGTTTACTTGAATGCTTTAGCTGAAGACGATCAATTTTTTCCCTGCCCATAGGCGGCGTCTGCAATTAGGCCAACTCGCCTACCGGATTTGCCATCCGCTGCGTTGCAGAGCTACAGTTGGATTGGGCTCCGAGTTGCCGTTCGCCGCGCCCTGCATCAAGGACCACAATGGGCCGTTAGTGACCGTGGCCTTGTTCGTAATAGTGCTCGAGAAGCTCAGGCGTGAAGCCAGTAATCTTGTGAGCTTTGAGGGGGATTTCTCTGACAAAGTGCTCTTTGGGATTGGTCATATTATGTCCTTTCGACGTTCGAATTTGTCGATGACAATTGTTGGGGGCCGCCTCACAACATCAACCGTAACGCTGCCCCCAGAATTGAGGCGACGAGCAAGATTTTGATGATGCCCCAGTGCAGCCGGAACGCCAGAAAGCAGCTGAGGAGAAACAACGCCAAAGCGAGCCATTCTATCGTGGCGAGGTCAGGACGCCACAGCGTCACCGGTCCCAGATGTTGGCGGTTCACAGTGGTAAACAACACATGTAAAGCGAACCAGATCGACAGGTTGAGGATGACACCCACAACCGCTGCCGTAATCGCCTTAAGTGCGCCCTTCAGCCTTGGCTGATTTGAGATCCATTCGATGTAGGGCGCACCAGCAAATATCCATAGAAAGCACGGTGCGAAGGTCACCCAAAGAGCCACCAAGGCAGCGGTCAACCCGAGGAGAAACCCACCTTCCCTGAATCCTGCCAAGAAGCCCACAAATTGCGTCACGAGGATCAGCGGGCCGGGTGTCGTTTCTGCCAAGCCCAACGCGTCGATCATTTCCCCTGCGGTCAACCATCCGAACTGCACCACAACATCTTGGGCCATGTAGGCAAGAACTGCGTAGGCACCGCCAAACGTAACGATCGCAAGGGTGGAAAAGAACTTGCCCACTTCGATAAGAAGCTCTGGCGCTCCCAACCATGTGAGTGCCAACAACGGAAGCAGCCAGATCGCCAGCCAACTGACGATTGTGCCTATAGTTTTGCGGACCGATACGTGCGCCATATCGACAACGCGTTGCTCCTCTTGAGTGGTCCCCAAGAACCAGCCAAAAAGACCTGCCATCAATACGATCAGTGGATAGGGAATAGAGAAAAAGAATATCCCGATGAAGGCGAAGCCCGCGATCAGCCAGTGCAATTTCTGCGAAAGTGCTTTCTTTGCGACACGCAAAAGCGCCTCAACAACGATCACCAAAACCGCAGCCTTGATCCCGTAGAACAGCGCTTCCACAAGCGGCACGTTTCCATAGATGCTGTAGATCGCGGCAAGCGTCATGATCACCACTGCACCAGGGACGACAAACAGCAATCCGGCGATCAGCCCCCCAAAGGTGCCGTGCAACCGCCAACCCGCATAAGTCGCCAGCTGCATGGCTTCGGGGCCGGGCAGGAGCATGCAAAAACTCAAGGCATTGAGGAACTGCTGCTCAATCAGCCATTTACGTTCTTCGACGACTTCCTTGTGCATGAGTGCAATTTGGGCGGCAGGACCGCCAAAAGATAAGATTCCTATCTTCCACCAAACGCTCGCCGCTTCTGCCAGAGACGGATTAGCGCTTGTTGGGACTTCACTTGAACTGACCATGATCTAAGCCTTTGTAGAAGCGGCAGGCCAGTCGTGCCCTTCGTCTGTTGCGTCTCGCGCCCACCGATAGAAGGCATCATAGAGCGTCATCCCGGCCTCAAGCTGTTCCAGGTCGTCACGGTACATCCGTGACAAGCCCAATGATATCGCCAGCAAACCCGCCGCCTCGGGTGCCAGATCATGCTTGTTGGTATCAGCGCCGCGAACGACTAGAGCCAGTTTCGCGAGTGCGTCATTTCCTACCCCAAACTCCTCGATCAAGGTGTCAAAAGTGCATGTGTCGCCACGGTGGCTCCAGAATACGTCTTCAATATCGAAGGGAGTTGCACTGAAACGCTGCGCGACATTGTTCACTTGCGATGCCGCAACGAACAAAATTTGAGCTCTTGGATCAATGAACCTTCGAATGAGCCAAGGACAGGCAATTCGATCAATCTTCGGTCTATGGCGCGTCACCCAGACTGTGCGCCCAGTTGCGTCCAAAGGCGGCATCTTCTCTGTCAAAACCATCGGATGTCCGGCATCTCTCCAGGCAAATTGCCCGCCTTCGAGAACTTCCGCTTGAACACCGCAACTGCGCATCAGGGCAGCCGCGCCCTGACTGATCTTCAGGCCCTTTTGACAATAAACGATAACCGACCGACCTTTGAGGTCATCAGCCAGATCAATCACATTCAGAAAGGGGTGGCGATACGCTCCGGGGATCAGCCGGGGGTCATCGTCGAAATCTTCATCGGTGCGCACATCGAGCAAAACAGGACAATCAGGTGTTCCCACCAAGCGAGCCAAAGTAGAAACGGGAATTTCATTGTACGACGCCATAAAGCATCCTCCTTAAGAAGTTTAAACTGGAAGGATGCAAGATCAGGCTGGCGCCTCACGGGGTTCTTGCGGACCCCAGAGTTCCATCTTTAAGTGCTAACTGATCGGCTGTCAAACTTCAGAGCGGACATTGGTCGCAATGTAGAATATTTAAAGAATGGACTCTGACCAGCCATTCGCTGCACCATCCACGAAGGTCGGCAGTGGGCCGTTCGCGACAGTTGGGCCAGCAACAGTGAATGACAGCAAGGTGCTGCATAGCCGCCGTCTGACGGGGGTTAATTGGAGTCTTCTTCGGTAACACGCCGGTGACGATGATCGGCTCACGCGCGGTTTCCCATGACTGAATGTGATTGGTTGGAA from Parasedimentitalea psychrophila harbors:
- the chrA gene encoding chromate efflux transporter, which produces MVSSSEVPTSANPSLAEAASVWWKIGILSFGGPAAQIALMHKEVVEERKWLIEQQFLNALSFCMLLPGPEAMQLATYAGWRLHGTFGGLIAGLLFVVPGAVVIMTLAAIYSIYGNVPLVEALFYGIKAAVLVIVVEALLRVAKKALSQKLHWLIAGFAFIGIFFFSIPYPLIVLMAGLFGWFLGTTQEEQRVVDMAHVSVRKTIGTIVSWLAIWLLPLLALTWLGAPELLIEVGKFFSTLAIVTFGGAYAVLAYMAQDVVVQFGWLTAGEMIDALGLAETTPGPLILVTQFVGFLAGFREGGFLLGLTAALVALWVTFAPCFLWIFAGAPYIEWISNQPRLKGALKAITAAVVGVILNLSIWFALHVLFTTVNRQHLGPVTLWRPDLATIEWLALALFLLSCFLAFRLHWGIIKILLVASILGAALRLML
- a CDS encoding sulfurtransferase/chromate resistance protein gives rise to the protein MASYNEIPVSTLARLVGTPDCPVLLDVRTDEDFDDDPRLIPGAYRHPFLNVIDLADDLKGRSVIVYCQKGLKISQGAAALMRSCGVQAEVLEGGQFAWRDAGHPMVLTEKMPPLDATGRTVWVTRHRPKIDRIACPWLIRRFIDPRAQILFVAASQVNNVAQRFSATPFDIEDVFWSHRGDTCTFDTLIEEFGVGNDALAKLALVVRGADTNKHDLAPEAAGLLAISLGLSRMYRDDLEQLEAGMTLYDAFYRWARDATDEGHDWPAASTKA